In a genomic window of Pedobacter sp. KBS0701:
- a CDS encoding nucleoside recognition domain-containing protein — protein sequence MALSRIWSAFIIVAIVVASIKCFFFGHSDIFNWMVIGKSSDPLNPLKLDGIIETCWIAVDLCIKLIGTLALFMGLMSIAEKAGGIRLLSRIIGPFFSKLFPEIPKGHPSMGHMIMNFSANLLGLDNAATPFGIKAMESLQELNPNKDVASNSQIMFLCLHAAGLCLIPVSVIAIRSTQNAQDPTDIFIPCLIVTFVGTMAAMLIVSFKQKINLLQPVIITWVLSISAVVGLLVWYVSKLNAESIKSFSGLLSGGIILLIFLLIVLGALYKKIDVFDAFIDGAKGGFETALKIIPYLVGILVAVSMLRTSGTFDVIMSGIKNMFVFFGADTKFVDALPTALIRPLSGGAARGMMVSTMISSGPDSFASKLSGVFQGASDTTFYVVAVYFGSVGIKNTRYAIGSMLLADLVGVCTAIALSYMFFA from the coding sequence ATGGCATTAAGCAGAATTTGGTCGGCATTTATTATTGTGGCTATCGTTGTAGCGAGTATTAAATGTTTCTTTTTCGGACATAGCGATATTTTTAACTGGATGGTAATCGGTAAATCATCCGACCCCTTAAATCCTTTAAAATTAGATGGCATTATTGAAACCTGCTGGATTGCGGTTGATCTTTGTATTAAATTGATCGGAACATTGGCTTTATTTATGGGCTTAATGAGCATTGCCGAAAAAGCAGGTGGCATCCGTTTATTATCCAGGATTATTGGCCCTTTCTTTTCGAAACTTTTTCCCGAAATTCCAAAAGGGCACCCGTCTATGGGACACATGATCATGAATTTCTCTGCCAATTTATTAGGTTTAGATAATGCAGCCACTCCATTTGGTATAAAGGCGATGGAAAGTTTGCAGGAGCTTAATCCAAATAAAGATGTTGCCAGTAATTCGCAGATTATGTTTTTATGCCTGCACGCTGCTGGTTTATGTCTAATTCCTGTTAGTGTAATTGCCATCAGGTCAACTCAAAATGCGCAAGACCCAACTGATATTTTCATCCCATGTTTAATTGTAACTTTTGTTGGCACCATGGCCGCCATGCTCATTGTATCCTTTAAACAAAAGATAAACTTACTTCAACCTGTTATCATTACCTGGGTACTCAGTATTTCTGCTGTTGTAGGCTTACTGGTTTGGTATGTGAGCAAATTAAATGCGGAAAGTATAAAATCATTTTCAGGCTTATTAAGCGGCGGAATAATTTTATTGATCTTTTTATTGATTGTATTGGGCGCGCTCTATAAAAAAATAGATGTTTTTGACGCATTTATCGATGGAGCCAAAGGCGGATTTGAGACCGCACTTAAAATTATCCCATATTTAGTTGGAATTTTAGTGGCCGTAAGCATGTTGAGAACCAGCGGAACCTTTGATGTGATCATGAGCGGGATTAAAAACATGTTTGTATTTTTTGGAGCCGACACCAAATTTGTTGATGCATTACCCACAGCCTTAATCAGGCCTTTAAGTGGTGGTGCTGCCCGGGGAATGATGGTAAGCACCATGATTTCAAGCGGACCAGATTCATTTGCCAGTAAGCTATCCGGTGTTTTTCAGGGTGCTTCTGATACCACTTTTTATGTAGTAGCAGTTTACTTTGGCTCTGTTGGCATTAAAAATACGCGTTACGCTATCGGCTCGATGTTATTGGCTGATTTAGTTGGGGTTTGTACGGCGATTGCACTCAGTTATATGTTTTTTGCGTAA
- a CDS encoding outer membrane beta-barrel protein: MLKQLFTVFIFSLLFFPALAQKASIKGVVVDTVEKRKLQNSSILLISSKDSVLVKDTRARANGEFELSNLKKGNYTLVITFPKMADFIRDIQLSDSSKFNLGHITMDSKATLLNEVTIKAQKQAISMKGDTITYQADSFAVKPHANLQDLLRRLPGIEVDKDGAIKAGGKDVNTLLVDGEEFFGDDPLLAQKYLKANAVSEVQVYDKKTKEEELSGIKEGDAKEKVMNIKLKENAKNGYLSTLDANSDLNHFKNIGGMAGIYKSKLKAAVFGFNSNINQDSKASAAMSKLKGNDYDLIEVGDDGSTVMIMYGNRDDDGFSPTNGLPDITSYGAHFSDKWNENKVGLKLNYKGNNRDIIDRTTYKNQSLLPNGTNFFSSGSTNSETKSTGQSLKGSVDVKIDSLSTLKISFATSKNKNNNEYTSTNETKNGEGFFVNNSDQTNNSNGVDNLFNGNINYSKKFAKKGRTLSIDLQPETKNGTSLGNSKSVTNYYDDNGVSKGPPITQDFLNDNSGKETSLGARISYTEPLNKQFSLQTAYSFKTVNSNSHKLVFDKSLNNKRIDSLSNNFDFNNFSNIGKVVLQYRAKKFTLSGGAEATQTTFELNDLDRSNKFNRNYLNWAPQSNLNYKLGKNTSVSLNYNGNTRQPGLDQLQPIRQINNPLYEIKGNPNLKPSFNNNFGFNLNTYQQKSEMYAYVYGGYSFTKNAVVSTSTVDEVNKTTSSYINLNGNNNFYAGASFNKSFSKINFSTGLNASYNHSNSVSILNNKLNENVNNSISLRPRLSYYSDKLQIQYDPSFTFSNSRSSIGSINNGKNFYHNHEISGTIELPYNTEFNTSISLSYQPANTSFSRPVNVAIWNAYLSKKMLKAQELELKVAISDILAERIGYNRYVGGNNISENTNSFIPRYVLIGVTYNLTGNFVKQDKK, from the coding sequence ATGCTCAAGCAACTATTCACGGTTTTTATTTTTTCATTATTATTTTTTCCAGCACTGGCACAAAAAGCAAGCATAAAAGGCGTTGTGGTCGATACCGTTGAGAAAAGAAAATTACAAAACAGTTCTATCCTGCTGATATCAAGCAAAGATTCCGTTTTAGTTAAAGATACGCGGGCCAGGGCCAATGGCGAATTCGAATTATCGAACCTAAAAAAAGGCAATTATACTTTAGTCATCACCTTCCCAAAAATGGCCGATTTCATCAGGGATATCCAATTGTCAGATTCCTCGAAATTTAATCTTGGCCATATTACAATGGACAGTAAGGCCACACTTTTGAATGAGGTGACAATAAAGGCACAAAAACAGGCCATTAGCATGAAAGGCGATACGATAACCTACCAGGCAGATAGTTTTGCGGTAAAACCACATGCCAATTTACAGGATCTGTTAAGGCGATTACCTGGAATTGAGGTAGATAAAGATGGTGCAATAAAAGCAGGTGGAAAAGACGTAAATACGCTTTTGGTTGATGGAGAAGAATTTTTTGGCGACGATCCGCTTTTGGCTCAGAAATACCTAAAGGCGAATGCAGTTAGTGAAGTTCAGGTTTACGACAAAAAAACCAAAGAAGAAGAGTTATCAGGAATAAAAGAGGGTGATGCCAAAGAGAAGGTGATGAATATCAAACTCAAGGAGAATGCCAAAAACGGCTATCTCAGCACTCTGGATGCGAACAGTGACTTAAATCATTTTAAAAACATTGGCGGCATGGCCGGCATCTATAAAAGCAAATTAAAAGCGGCAGTATTTGGATTTAACTCCAATATCAATCAGGATTCGAAGGCAAGTGCCGCCATGAGCAAATTAAAAGGAAATGATTATGATTTAATTGAAGTTGGCGATGATGGCAGTACCGTTATGATTATGTACGGCAACAGAGATGATGATGGTTTTTCGCCAACAAACGGCTTGCCTGATATCACCAGTTATGGTGCACACTTCTCCGATAAATGGAATGAAAATAAAGTAGGCCTGAAACTAAATTATAAAGGCAATAATCGGGATATCATAGATAGAACAACATATAAAAACCAGTCACTATTGCCTAATGGAACAAATTTCTTTAGTTCCGGCAGCACAAACAGTGAAACTAAAAGTACGGGACAAAGTTTAAAAGGAAGTGTGGATGTTAAGATAGACTCGCTTTCTACATTAAAAATATCATTTGCCACGAGTAAAAACAAAAACAATAATGAGTACACCAGCACAAACGAAACCAAAAACGGTGAAGGTTTTTTTGTAAATAATAGTGATCAAACAAACAACAGCAACGGAGTTGACAATCTGTTTAACGGCAATATCAATTATTCAAAAAAGTTTGCCAAAAAAGGAAGAACGCTGTCTATCGATTTACAACCAGAAACCAAAAACGGCACCAGTCTCGGCAACAGTAAAAGTGTCACCAATTATTATGATGACAATGGTGTATCAAAAGGGCCGCCAATCACTCAGGACTTTCTCAATGATAATTCAGGCAAGGAAACGTCACTTGGCGCAAGAATATCATATACTGAACCTTTGAACAAACAATTCTCCTTGCAAACCGCCTATAGCTTTAAAACGGTAAACTCCAATAGTCATAAACTGGTTTTCGATAAATCATTAAATAATAAACGGATCGATTCGCTAAGTAATAATTTCGATTTTAATAATTTTTCGAATATAGGCAAGGTGGTATTACAATATCGGGCAAAGAAATTTACTTTGTCTGGTGGTGCAGAAGCTACACAAACAACATTCGAGCTGAATGATTTAGACCGAAGCAACAAATTTAACCGAAATTACTTAAACTGGGCACCACAAAGTAATCTTAACTATAAACTCGGAAAAAATACAAGTGTATCCTTAAACTATAACGGAAATACGCGACAGCCTGGCTTAGACCAATTACAACCGATCAGACAAATAAACAATCCACTTTACGAAATAAAAGGTAATCCAAATTTAAAACCATCGTTCAACAATAATTTTGGCTTTAACTTAAATACCTACCAGCAAAAATCGGAAATGTACGCATACGTGTATGGAGGCTACAGTTTTACTAAAAATGCAGTAGTGAGTACGAGTACTGTAGATGAGGTAAACAAAACCACCAGCAGTTACATCAATCTAAATGGTAATAACAATTTTTACGCCGGCGCAAGTTTTAATAAAAGTTTCAGCAAGATTAATTTTAGTACAGGCTTAAATGCCAGTTATAACCATTCAAACTCGGTTTCTATTTTAAACAATAAACTGAATGAAAATGTAAACAATAGTATCAGTTTACGCCCACGCTTGAGTTACTATAGCGATAAACTTCAAATTCAGTACGATCCATCCTTTACCTTTTCAAACAGCCGCTCATCTATCGGCTCCATAAATAATGGTAAAAACTTTTACCATAACCATGAAATTTCCGGTACCATCGAACTGCCATACAATACCGAATTCAACACCTCAATATCATTATCATACCAACCTGCCAACACTTCGTTCAGCAGGCCGGTAAATGTTGCTATCTGGAATGCCTATTTATCAAAGAAGATGCTTAAAGCTCAGGAACTGGAATTAAAAGTAGCGATTTCAGATATTTTAGCCGAAAGGATCGGTTACAATCGATACGTTGGCGGTAACAATATTAGTGAGAATACCAACAGTTTTATTCCAAGGTATGTACTGATCGGTGTCACCTATAATTTAACCGGAAACTTTGTTAAACAAGACAAAAAATAA
- a CDS encoding GLPGLI family protein has product MKHLGLSIILFFAVTIIRAQTVFIRSAKITFEKKINQKQQIAENDWISDDAKDKMSKYRTSSWHYSFNDSSSIYKAKPKETLNDNNFFFIAGENTNEMYTDFSKKARVIRKPVSGEDFILKDTIPHLQWKIMHDVRQIAGYECRKATTVINDSVTVVAFYTDEILLKGGPEGFTGLPGMILGLAIPRYNTTWFATKVEAKNVPILNIVAPAKGKRTDTEKDFKKMVDLYTRYDDKKNPRKIEDIKKELYTLIL; this is encoded by the coding sequence ATGAAACATTTAGGATTAAGCATAATTTTATTTTTTGCAGTTACAATAATCAGGGCACAAACTGTTTTCATCAGAAGTGCAAAAATAACATTTGAAAAAAAGATAAACCAGAAGCAACAAATTGCAGAAAACGATTGGATATCAGACGATGCTAAAGATAAAATGAGCAAGTACAGGACTTCCAGCTGGCATTATAGTTTTAACGATAGTAGCTCCATATATAAGGCTAAACCGAAGGAAACCTTAAACGACAATAATTTCTTTTTTATTGCTGGTGAGAATACCAATGAAATGTATACCGATTTTAGTAAAAAAGCAAGGGTAATCAGAAAACCAGTAAGTGGTGAAGACTTCATTTTAAAAGATACTATCCCCCATCTCCAATGGAAAATTATGCATGATGTGCGCCAAATTGCAGGTTATGAATGCCGTAAAGCGACAACCGTAATAAACGATTCTGTTACAGTGGTGGCCTTTTATACTGATGAAATTTTATTAAAAGGTGGCCCGGAGGGATTTACCGGTTTACCAGGAATGATATTAGGTTTGGCTATACCACGTTACAACACCACCTGGTTTGCCACAAAAGTGGAAGCGAAAAATGTTCCGATCTTAAACATCGTAGCTCCGGCAAAGGGAAAGAGAACCGACACAGAAAAAGATTTCAAAAAAATGGTCGACCTCTATACCCGTTATGATGATAAAAAGAATCCCAGAAAGATAGAAGATATTAAAAAAGAACTTTATACGCTGATACTTTAA
- the yidC gene encoding membrane protein insertase YidC codes for MDRNTFTGLFLIMIILAGSFYFLRPNEAEMKKAKETERLDSLKKAGVTPAQKDTTKTAAIANPAVDSLALKGPFGSAITGTEANTVLENENLLITLSNKGGKITSVEVKGQKTFTGKPLILFAGSENKFGLSLNAAGKVINTNDLYFTSTKTGNTVTMRANYGANAYVEYVYDLKALSNKVAFNVNVVGLQQVIAGNTIGLNWSTILLQQEKSIESEHRYSAPYYKYLDGDVNHLSVSKDEKEELSKGKIQWFSFKQHFFSASLISKQAFEKGSLEVKIPTAPGQVKFYDANMQLPYVHTANQVYEMEFYFGTNKFSTLKAQGYDLEQQVDMGYWPLKYINRFIVLPVFNFLNSFNWNYGLIILVLTILLKLALSPLTYKSYLSMAKMRVLKPEMDEIKAKVGEDNPTLVQQEYLKLYKKAGVNPLGGCLPMVLQLPLVMAFFFFFPNLFELRGESFLWMKDLSTYDEFIKFGVKIPFIGDHLSLMCVLMTISTLIMTYFNNQVSGATGQMKYIGYIMPVIFLGVLNSYPAGLNYYYFLANLMTFGQQFLIRRMVDDEKIHALIQQNKARPADEKKKKSKFQQRLDDYMRQQQQAKK; via the coding sequence ATGGATAGAAATACCTTTACAGGACTGTTCCTGATTATGATCATTTTGGCAGGATCATTCTACTTTTTGAGGCCGAACGAGGCTGAAATGAAAAAAGCCAAAGAAACAGAGCGTTTAGATTCTTTGAAAAAAGCTGGTGTAACACCTGCGCAAAAAGATACCACCAAAACTGCAGCGATTGCTAATCCGGCTGTAGATTCCTTAGCCTTAAAAGGCCCTTTTGGTAGCGCCATAACCGGTACTGAAGCCAATACTGTTTTAGAAAACGAAAATTTATTAATCACTTTAAGTAATAAAGGTGGTAAAATTACATCTGTTGAAGTTAAAGGACAGAAAACCTTTACGGGTAAACCACTTATTTTATTTGCTGGTAGCGAAAACAAGTTTGGTTTAAGTTTAAATGCAGCTGGTAAGGTAATTAATACCAACGATTTATATTTTACTTCGACAAAAACAGGTAACACGGTTACCATGCGTGCCAATTATGGTGCTAATGCTTACGTAGAATATGTTTACGATTTAAAGGCTTTGAGCAACAAAGTAGCTTTCAATGTTAATGTAGTTGGTTTACAACAAGTAATTGCAGGCAATACGATTGGTTTAAACTGGTCTACTATTTTATTACAACAAGAAAAATCCATCGAAAGTGAGCACCGTTATTCTGCACCATACTACAAATATTTAGATGGTGATGTTAACCACCTAAGTGTTTCTAAAGATGAAAAAGAAGAATTATCAAAAGGTAAAATTCAGTGGTTCTCTTTCAAACAACACTTTTTCTCCGCTTCTTTAATCTCGAAACAAGCTTTCGAAAAAGGAAGTTTAGAAGTTAAAATCCCAACTGCTCCTGGGCAGGTAAAGTTTTATGATGCCAATATGCAATTGCCTTATGTACATACAGCCAACCAGGTTTACGAAATGGAATTCTATTTCGGAACAAACAAATTCTCTACTTTAAAAGCGCAGGGATATGATTTAGAGCAGCAGGTTGATATGGGCTACTGGCCATTGAAATACATTAACCGCTTTATTGTATTGCCTGTATTTAATTTCTTAAACAGTTTTAACTGGAACTACGGCTTGATCATTCTGGTATTAACCATCTTGTTAAAACTTGCTTTATCGCCACTTACCTACAAGTCATACTTATCAATGGCTAAAATGAGGGTATTGAAACCAGAGATGGACGAAATTAAAGCTAAGGTAGGCGAAGATAACCCAACATTGGTTCAACAGGAATATTTAAAATTATATAAGAAAGCTGGCGTAAATCCTTTAGGAGGATGTTTACCAATGGTGCTTCAATTGCCTTTGGTTATGGCTTTCTTCTTCTTCTTCCCTAACTTGTTTGAGTTACGAGGCGAGAGTTTCCTTTGGATGAAAGATTTATCAACTTATGATGAGTTTATCAAATTTGGCGTAAAAATTCCTTTCATTGGCGATCACTTAAGTTTAATGTGTGTATTGATGACCATCTCTACATTGATTATGACTTATTTCAATAACCAGGTTTCAGGTGCTACCGGTCAGATGAAATATATTGGTTACATTATGCCGGTTATTTTCTTAGGTGTATTAAACAGCTACCCTGCCGGATTAAACTATTATTATTTCTTAGCCAACTTAATGACTTTCGGACAGCAGTTCTTAATTCGTAGAATGGTTGACGATGAGAAAATCCATGCGCTAATCCAGCAAAACAAAGCCAGACCAGCTGATGAAAAAAAGAAAAAATCTAAATTCCAGCAGCGTTTAGATGACTATATGCGTCAGCAACAACAAGCTAAAAAATAA
- a CDS encoding CTP synthase, producing MTKYIFVTGGVTSSLGKGIISASLAKLLQARGYRVTIQKFDPYINIDPGTLNPYEHGECFVTEDGAETDLDLGHYERFLNVPTSQANNITTGRIYQNVINKERKGEYLGKTVQVVPHITDEIKRNMRILGESGEYDIVITELGGTVGDIESLPFIEAVRQFKWEEGSTNAIVIHLTLVPYLAAAGELKTKPTQHSVKALLEYGIQPDILVCRTEHHISPDIRKKIALFCNVNINAVVESMDASTIYDVPLLMLKEQLDKTVLSKLKLPTKNDPDMESWKDFLGRLKNPTAEVKIGLIGKYVELPDAYKSIIESFVHAGSRNECKVRVEYIHSEGIFPDNVKEKLSHLQGVLVAPGFGSRGIEGKIDAIKYVRENNVPFFGICLGMQCAVIEFGRNVLGLKDAHTTEIEENSPNPVINMMEEQKKITNKGGTMRLGSYPCDIKKGTKAFSIYGKSHINERHRHRYEFNNAYLKQYEDAGMIASGMNPQTNLVEIVELKNHPFFVGGQFHPELKSTVANPHPLFVKFVAAAMEFAKKKTN from the coding sequence ATGACAAAGTATATTTTTGTTACGGGCGGTGTAACTTCCTCTTTAGGTAAGGGCATCATTTCCGCATCTTTAGCTAAACTTTTACAGGCACGTGGCTACCGTGTAACCATTCAAAAATTCGATCCGTACATTAATATCGATCCAGGAACATTAAACCCTTATGAGCATGGAGAGTGCTTTGTAACTGAAGATGGTGCTGAAACCGACCTGGATCTTGGTCATTATGAGCGTTTCCTTAATGTTCCAACTTCGCAGGCAAATAACATTACTACTGGCCGCATTTACCAAAACGTAATTAACAAAGAGCGTAAAGGCGAATATTTAGGTAAAACGGTGCAGGTTGTTCCACATATTACCGACGAGATTAAACGCAACATGCGCATTTTGGGCGAAAGTGGTGAATACGACATTGTGATTACTGAACTTGGAGGGACAGTTGGCGATATTGAATCTCTGCCATTTATCGAAGCTGTTCGTCAGTTTAAGTGGGAAGAAGGCAGTACTAATGCCATTGTTATACACTTAACCCTGGTTCCTTATTTAGCTGCTGCAGGTGAATTAAAAACTAAACCAACACAACACTCCGTTAAAGCCCTTTTGGAATACGGAATACAGCCAGATATACTGGTTTGTAGAACAGAACACCACATCAGCCCTGATATCAGAAAAAAAATTGCATTATTTTGTAACGTTAACATCAATGCGGTAGTCGAATCGATGGATGCATCTACTATTTATGATGTGCCATTGTTGATGTTAAAAGAGCAACTGGATAAAACTGTTTTATCGAAATTAAAACTGCCTACCAAAAACGATCCGGATATGGAAAGCTGGAAAGATTTTCTGGGCCGTTTAAAAAACCCAACTGCCGAAGTAAAAATTGGCTTGATTGGTAAATATGTAGAATTACCTGATGCTTATAAATCAATTATCGAATCTTTTGTACACGCAGGTTCGAGAAACGAATGTAAAGTCAGGGTAGAATATATCCACTCGGAAGGTATTTTCCCGGATAACGTCAAAGAGAAATTGAGTCATTTACAAGGTGTTTTAGTGGCGCCAGGTTTTGGCAGCCGCGGTATTGAGGGTAAAATTGATGCCATCAAATATGTTCGCGAAAACAACGTTCCTTTCTTCGGAATCTGTTTGGGTATGCAATGTGCAGTTATCGAATTTGGCCGTAATGTTTTAGGTTTGAAAGACGCACACACGACAGAAATTGAAGAAAATTCGCCAAATCCGGTAATTAACATGATGGAAGAGCAGAAAAAAATAACCAATAAAGGTGGAACCATGCGTTTAGGCTCTTATCCTTGCGATATTAAAAAAGGAACAAAGGCTTTTTCTATTTATGGTAAATCTCATATCAACGAGCGTCATCGTCACCGTTATGAATTTAACAATGCTTATTTAAAGCAATATGAAGATGCAGGAATGATTGCTTCAGGTATGAATCCGCAAACCAATTTAGTTGAAATTGTAGAGCTTAAAAATCATCCTTTTTTCGTTGGCGGGCAGTTTCACCCAGAATTAAAATCAACAGTTGCTAATCCTCACCCACTTTTTGTTAAATTTGTCGCCGCTGCGATGGAGTTTGCAAAAAAGAAAACGAATTAA
- a CDS encoding prolyl oligopeptidase family serine peptidase, with protein MQKRLTIILFFVVSFAYAQKKPLDHSVYDTWESVGTKQLSNNGQWAMYNILQQEGDAQLYLTNIKTNAKINIPRGMNPQFSNDSKFAAFNIRPLNKDLRQAKIKKKKTDELPKDSLGILSLTTSAVTKVARVKSFKFPEEGAGVMAYLTEKPDTAKKTVKPADKKDGETDFAEDEPAGKDKTEEGTDLVVKNLLTGTDKTYKFVTDYYFSKDGKQLVFACSGSKKDKTAAQGVFLLNTEKGTLKTLIKGKGSFKNFTFDEESEHVAFVGEQSPEKQEIKDYNIYYNSLTLDTAQILVDFDMPGLPAKWSVNGDGKIIFSKDGKKLFFGISPIKKPKDTTIVDFEVAKVDVWNYKDDYLQPMQLKNADRDSKKSYLSVIDVYSSDPKVIPLTDLKLPDANIIAEGDANMVLASTDYGRRIESQWSGSTTKDYYLVDTKNGQKKKIIDNLSGYAMASPGGNYVLYFDRKAGSWNTYNITTGKLTVLTAGLTEKFVDEENDVPDLPSAYGLATWTEGDKAVLIYDKYDIWSFSPDGKAAPKNITAGFGRANNLTFRYERVQQDNRFERNADSKFVKTNEIVWLDGFNNLTKENGFYRTNVGSSKAPELVVMAKFKYSNLVKAKDADIYIYDKANYVESPNVYITTDFKTETKLSNTNPQQKDYNWGTAELVKWTTPKGYKAEGILYKPENFDPNKKYPMIAYFYEKLTDGLYTYQAPAPTPSRLNISYFVSNGYLVFAPDISYETGHPGKSAVEFINSGVESLKKNSWVDGSKIGIQGQSWGGYQVAYLITQNNMYAAAWAGAPVVNMTSAYGGIRWETGMNRQFQYEKTQSRIGATLWEKPELYIENSPLFMFPKVNTPVVVMANDADGAVPWYQGIEMFTALRRLGKPVWMLNYNGEAHNLVQRQNRKDIQIREQQFFDYYLKGAKAPAWMTSGIPATEKGKTWGFELTEDKP; from the coding sequence ATGCAAAAGAGACTAACAATTATTCTGTTTTTCGTTGTCAGCTTTGCCTACGCACAAAAGAAACCTCTAGATCATTCGGTATATGATACCTGGGAATCAGTAGGCACAAAGCAATTATCAAATAATGGTCAATGGGCTATGTACAATATCTTACAGCAAGAAGGAGATGCACAATTATATCTTACTAATATTAAAACAAATGCAAAGATAAATATCCCAAGAGGGATGAACCCGCAATTTAGCAATGATTCCAAGTTCGCGGCATTTAACATCCGTCCATTAAATAAAGATTTGCGCCAGGCTAAAATTAAAAAGAAAAAGACAGATGAATTGCCAAAAGATTCATTAGGGATCCTCAGCCTCACTACCAGTGCCGTTACAAAAGTAGCAAGGGTAAAATCTTTCAAATTCCCTGAAGAAGGCGCTGGTGTAATGGCCTATTTAACTGAAAAGCCAGATACAGCAAAGAAAACGGTAAAGCCTGCTGATAAAAAAGATGGCGAAACTGATTTTGCTGAGGATGAACCTGCCGGAAAAGACAAAACTGAAGAGGGAACCGATCTTGTGGTAAAAAACCTTTTAACAGGCACAGATAAAACCTATAAATTCGTCACCGATTATTATTTTAGTAAAGACGGCAAACAGTTGGTTTTTGCCTGCAGTGGATCTAAAAAGGACAAAACGGCAGCTCAAGGTGTATTCTTACTCAATACAGAAAAAGGCACATTAAAAACCTTGATTAAAGGGAAAGGAAGTTTTAAAAACTTCACTTTTGATGAGGAAAGCGAACATGTTGCTTTTGTGGGTGAGCAAAGTCCGGAGAAACAAGAAATAAAAGATTACAATATTTATTACAACTCTTTAACACTTGATACGGCGCAGATACTGGTAGATTTTGATATGCCGGGCTTACCTGCAAAATGGTCTGTGAATGGCGATGGAAAGATAATTTTCAGTAAAGATGGCAAGAAATTATTTTTTGGCATCTCTCCCATTAAAAAGCCAAAAGATACTACAATCGTAGATTTCGAAGTGGCAAAAGTTGATGTTTGGAACTACAAAGATGATTATCTACAGCCGATGCAGCTTAAAAATGCGGATAGGGACAGCAAAAAAAGCTATTTATCCGTTATTGATGTTTACAGCAGCGATCCTAAAGTAATTCCATTAACAGACCTAAAACTACCGGATGCCAATATCATTGCGGAAGGTGATGCCAATATGGTTTTAGCATCTACAGACTATGGTCGTAGAATCGAATCACAATGGAGTGGTTCTACCACAAAAGATTACTATTTAGTTGACACTAAAAACGGTCAGAAAAAGAAAATCATTGATAATTTAAGCGGATATGCTATGGCGTCTCCTGGCGGAAACTATGTTTTATATTTTGATAGAAAAGCAGGTAGCTGGAATACTTATAACATAACCACGGGCAAATTAACCGTACTAACTGCCGGATTAACTGAAAAATTTGTTGATGAAGAAAACGACGTACCCGATTTACCTTCTGCTTATGGTTTAGCCACCTGGACTGAAGGCGATAAGGCTGTATTAATTTACGATAAATATGATATCTGGTCGTTCTCTCCTGATGGAAAAGCGGCACCAAAAAATATTACCGCCGGTTTCGGAAGGGCCAATAACCTTACTTTCCGTTATGAAAGAGTACAACAGGATAACAGGTTTGAACGCAATGCAGACAGCAAATTTGTAAAAACAAATGAAATAGTTTGGTTAGATGGCTTTAACAATTTGACAAAAGAAAACGGTTTTTATCGCACCAACGTAGGTTCATCTAAAGCGCCTGAACTGGTTGTAATGGCTAAATTTAAATACTCCAACCTGGTAAAAGCTAAAGATGCTGATATTTACATTTACGATAAAGCCAATTATGTAGAATCGCCAAATGTTTATATCACCACCGATTTCAAAACTGAAACAAAATTAAGCAATACCAACCCTCAGCAAAAAGACTACAATTGGGGTACTGCTGAATTGGTTAAGTGGACTACACCAAAGGGATATAAGGCCGAAGGTATTTTATACAAACCGGAAAATTTCGATCCAAATAAGAAGTATCCGATGATCGCTTATTTCTACGAAAAACTAACAGATGGCTTATATACTTATCAAGCGCCGGCCCCTACTCCATCCCGCTTAAATATTTCTTACTTCGTAAGTAACGGCTACCTGGTATTTGCGCCAGATATTAGCTACGAAACTGGTCACCCAGGTAAGTCAGCAGTTGAATTCATCAATTCGGGTGTGGAAAGTCTGAAGAAAAATAGTTGGGTAGATGGTAGTAAAATTGGTATTCAGGGCCAAAGCTGGGGTGGCTACCAGGTGGCTTACCTCATTACCCAAAACAATATGTATGCTGCTGCCTGGGCGGGAGCACCTGTAGTTAACATGACCTCTGCTTATGGAGGTATCCGTTGGGAAACCGGTATGAACCGTCAGTTCCAGTACGAGAAAACACAAAGCCGTATTGGTGCAACACTTTGGGAAAAACCAGAATTATATATCGAAAACTCTCCACTATTTATGTTTCCAAAGGTTAATACGCCTGTTGTGGTCATGGCTAATGATGCAGATGGTGCCGTGCCCTGGTATCAGGGTATCGAAATGTTTACCGCTCTGCGCCGTTTAGGTAAACCTGTTTGGATGTTAAACTATAATGGTGAGGCACACAACCTGGTTCAACGCCAGAACCGTAAGGATATTCAAATTCGCGAACAACAATTTTTCGACTATTATTTAAAAGGGGCAAAAGCCCCGGCCTGGATGACAAGCGGAATCCCTGCTACTGAAAAAGGAAAAACCTGGGGTTTTGAATTAACAGAAGATAAACCTTAG